GCGATTGGCTCGGAAGTAGGTCGCTTATTACAAGCATTTGGTGTAACTACAATTGGCTGTAACCGTTCAGGTAAAGCAGCACCTTATATGGATGAAATGGTTAGTTTCGCGAAGCTAACAGAAGCTTTGCCAAAGGCGGATATCGTCATTTCTGTATTGCCAAAAACAGCGGAAACTACGTATTTATTGAAGGAAGAGCATTTTAGCGCAATGAAAAACGATGCCATTTTCATGAATTTTGGCCGTGGAAATTTAGTAGATGAAAAGGTACTTATTCATGCTATGGAAACAGGTGAAATTGGCTACGCAGTATTAGATGTATTTGAAGAAGAACCACTTAGTGCAAATAGTCCATTATGGTCATGTCCGAATGTCATAGTGTCACCACATGTTTCAAGTCATTCTTCTCGCTATGTGGAACGCAGTTTAGATATTTTTAAGCCTAGTTTGATGAAATGGTTAAATGGAGAGACAGCTCTAGAAAATGTAGTGGATCTGTCGAGAGGATATTAAAAAGTAATTTAATTTAGCTGATGTATAGGACGGAAGTTGACAGATGTTAGCTTAATTCGATACACTAATTGTAACAATTATAAATTAATAATACTTATGAAAAGGGGTGCATGACGATGTCTATACCGCATTTACAGGATGCACTTGACACGTTAAAAACAACTGGTGTACGCATTACTCCTCAGCGTCATGCTATTTTAGAATATTTAATTCAATCGATGACACATCCGACTGCGGATGAAATTTATAAAGCGCTTGAAGGAAAATTTCCGAATATGAGTGTGGCAACTGTCTACAATAATTTACGTGTATTCCGTGAAGTAGGATTAGTGAAAGAGCTTACTTATGGGGATGCCTCTAGCCGTTTTGATTTTGTTACAAATGATCATTATCATATGATTTGTGAATGTTGCGGTAAAATTGTCGATTTCCATTACCCAGGTTTAGATGAAATCGAACACTTCGCTTCACAAGTAACAGACTTTGATGTGCACACACACCGTCTAGAAATCTACGGCACGTGTCCAGCATGTAAAGATGTTGCAGCGAAAGTACAATAAGTTTTCTTGGAGTTTTTACGAAAGCGTATGAATGAAAACGTTTAAAAAAGCAAGTGGGCATTAGCTCGCTTGCTTTTTATAATGGAACGAAAAAGATTTTCTTTAAATAGACTGAACATTCTCGATATAAATAATGTACGTTAAGAATAAAGCGTTGGAGATTGGAGCATAGCAAATGAGTATCTCTGACAATTGAACAGTTAATAGGAGGGATATAATGAATGTACAATTAGGGAGTAGTAATTACTTTAGTACATTAAAAAAAGAAGAACGTTTATCGGATAATTTGTTTTTAGCAAACCAAAAAAGAAAAGCAACATATGAAATAAAAAAAGAGAATGGTTATATACGCCATATAGTAACGAAAGAAAATGGCGAAAAAGTAATTGTAAGAGAAGTGAAAATTTCAAAACAAGAAGAACAAGAACAGTCTTCTGGTGAGGTAAACGATATGATTACGCAAAAATTAGTAGAGCAAATGATGCAATCATTCGATGACAGGCAAAATCAACAGAAATTTTACAAAACTGGTATAGCTGGTCTAAAAGAAAAACAACTTTCTAAATATATAGTGAGCATCTAATATCGGTTATTTCTATAATAGTAGTGGTGGTAATAATAAGAAAATTCCTAGCTCTTATATGAGGGCTAGGAATTTTTTGCTTTGTTATTATAAGATTGATCGAACTCTTTTCCTTCAAGTGTTGGATCTAGTGTTAATGGTTCGTTACAGTACATGCACATATCGACACGACCTAAAACCTTCGTATGCTTATGGCAATTCGGGCACTCTACTTGAACTGCTCTTGTTGAGAGAAGGCCAATCCAAGCATAGACAACTGTACTACCGATAATACACAGTAAACCAAGCGTCATGAAGATTAAGACAAGGATAGGATGGTTTTTGAAGAATATTCCCCCATACATAACAACAAAGCCGATAAAAATAAGTGCTAATGCAAATGAACGGATTTTATTAATTTTACTTTTGTAAGGTTTCATACAATATCTTGCCTCCCAATCTAAAATCTACTATAACATATAAGAACAAAGTATTTTAGTTTTGACTAAAAGGCAAAGAAGGAATACTTTCAGAGTATGTCGAAATTTTAACGAAATAAAGTCATATAACAAATAGAGGAGGACTGAACATGGAGCAAGTTTTGCGCCCTATATACCAAGAACGTGCGAGTCAGTCTAATACATTAGGTGTCATTTTAATGGAGAAGCGTGAAGAACAAAGTAACGTTACTGACACATTCGATACGATATTACTAATTATTGTGAAGGAAGCGGATCAACCTGTTTTCTCAAAGCATTATTTATATGAGGGGAATAAGGTAGCCTTACATACTGTTACAGAGAAATTGTTACGCAAGTGGTTACTAATCGGCTCTAACAAAAAAGTAGTTGATTGGATTTTCTTTGGCAGAGTGTTGTTTGATCGTAATGAATTCCTTCATAAATTAAAAATTGAACTACAAGAGTTCCCGTTTAGCGGTCGGAAAATTAAAACGGGTATTCAATTTTCAAAATTAATTCGACGTTATTTAGAAGGGAAAGAATATTTTGATAAGGGAAGCTACCTGGATGCCTATAATCATGTTGTTGATTCATTGCATCATTTAGGGCGATTGTCCATTATAGATAGTGGGCTTTATCCAGAAGTTACGGTATGGGCGCAAGTGAAAAAGATAGAGCCTGCTATCTATAAGTTATATGAAGAACTTGTTATGAGCAGTGAGCCAATTGAAAAGCGATTAGAGCTTCTATTTTTAGCAAGTGAGTTTTTAATTCATTCACGAACACAGGATGGAGCTCAACATATATTAGAAGTAATGCAAACAAAAGAGACATGGACTATTCAAGAATTACATGATCATCATGAGCTTGTTAACTATTCTGTAGACTTAGAAGTATTTGTAGAGTATTTAGTGGATAAAGGCTACATACTTATTGAACCTGTCGTTGCAAAAAGTGAAATGATATTCCACCGGCATTATAAGGTGGATAAAGAGTCTATAGAATTTGAATAAGCCATATAGTATGCTAGTTATCGAGGTATAGAAAATACCTCGATATTTTTTTGAAAAAAGTGTTGACGTTTAATATATTGATATTGTATTATATTAATTGTCGCTAAGACATACCAAGAACACTTAAAAACGAGTGAAAAAAACTTTTGAAAAGTTATTGACGCAAGTTGAATAAGGTGTTAAGATAAAGAAGTCGCTGAAAAACGACAAAACACATGAACTTTGAAAACTGAACAAGCAAAACGTAATCAATATAGTTTCTATTAACTAACTTCGTTGGTGAACGAAACAAAATTTTGGACATCAAAATTGATGCCAGCAAAACAATTTGAGCTAATCAAATTTCTTTTATGGAGAGTTTGATCCTGGCTCAGGACGAACGCTGGCGGCGTGCCTAATACATGCAAGTCGAGCGAACAGATAAGGAGCTTGCTCCTTTGACGTTAGCGGCGGACGGGTGAGTAACACGTGGGCAACCTACCCTATAGTTTGGGATAACTCCGGGAAACCGGGGCTAATACCGAATAACTTGTTGTCTCTCATGAGACAATTCTAAAAGACGGTTTCGGCTGTCGCTATAGGATGGGCCCGCGGCGCATTAGCTAGTTGGTGAGGTAACGGCTCACCAAGGCGACGATGCGTAGCCGACCTGAGAGGGTGATCGGCCACACTGGGACTGAGACACGGCCCAGACTCCTACGGGAGGCAGCAGTAGGGAATCTTCCACAATGGGCGAAAGCCTGATGGAGCAACGCCGCGTGAGTGAAGAAGGATTTCGGTTCGTAAAACTCTGTTGTAAGGGAAGAACAAGTACAGTAGTAACTGGCTGTACCTTGACGGTACCTTATTAGAAAGCCACGGCTAACTACGTGCCAGCAGCCGCGGTAATACGTAGGTGGCAAGCGTTGTCCGGAATTATTGGGCGTAAAGCGCGCGCAGGTGGTTTCTTAAGTCTGATGTGAAAGCCCACGGCTCAACCGTGGAGGGTCATTGGAAACTGGGAGACTTGAGTGCAGAAGAGGATAGTGGAATTCCAAGTGTAGCGGTGAAATGCGTAGAGATTTGGAGGAACACCAGTGGCGAAGGCGACTATCTGGTCTGTAACTGACACTGAGGCGCGAAAGCGTGGGGAGCAAACAGGATTAGATACCCTGGTAGTCCACGCCGTAAACGATGAGTGCTAAGTGTTAGGGGGTTTCCGCCCCTTAGTGCTGCAGCTAACGCATTAAGCACTCCGCCTGGGGAGTACGGTCGCAAGACTGAAACTCAAAGGAATTGACGGGGGCCCGCACAAGCGGTGGAGCATGTGGTTTAATTCGAAGCAACGCGAAGAACCTTACCAGGTCTTGACATCCCATTGACCACTGTAGAGATACAGTTTTCCCTTCGGGGACAACGGTGACAGGTGGTGCATGGTTGTCGTCAGCTCGTGTCGTGAGATGTTGGGTTAAGTCCCGCAACGAGCGCAACCCTTGATCTTAGTTGCCATCATTTAGTTGGGCACTCTAAGGTGACTGCCGGTGACAAACCGGAGGAAGGTGGGGATGACGTCAAATCATCATGCCCCTTATGACCTGGGCTACACACGTGCTACAATGGACGATACAAACGGTTGCCAACTCGCGAGAGGGAGCTAATCCGATAAAGTCGTTCTCAGTTCGGATTGTAGGCTGCAACTCGCCTACATGAAGCCGGAATCGCTAGTAATCGCGGATCAGCATGCCGCGGTGAATACGTTCCCGGGCCTTGTACACACCGCCCGTCACACCACGAGAGTTTGTAACACCCGAAGTCGGTGAGGTAACCTTTTGGAGCCAGCCGCCGAAGGTGGGATAGATGATTGGGGTGAAGTCGTAACAAGGTAGCCGTATCGGAAGGTGCGGCTGGATCACCTCCTTTCTAAGGATATTTTCGGAATACAAACCTTGGGTTTGTAAGATTACGTTTTGCGTTCAGTTTTGAAGGTTCATCATTACGATGAAATACTTCAAAACTTGTTCTTTGAAAACTGGATAAAACGACATTGAAATTGTAACAAACACATTTATTTTTAAATTAAGTTTTTTAGGCTTAATAACTAATAATAGGGTTTCAAGACACAAGCAGTTCTAGGAAGCAATTGAGTGAAAGAAGGAGCGTACTTACGTACGTGACTGACTGAACGAAAGAAGCTGACAACGAAATGCGCAGTGGATTGGAAGCCGTTGAAGGTTAAGTTATTAAGGGCGCACGGCGAATGCCTTGGCACTAGGAGCCGAAGAAGGACGGCACTAACACCGATATGCTTCGGGGAGCTGTAAGTGAGCTTTGATCCGGAGATTTCCGAATGGGGGAACCCACTACGTTTAATCGCGTAGTATCTTGACGTGAATACATAGCGTCTTGAAGGCAGACCCAGGGAACTGAAACATCTAAGTACCTGGAGGAAGAGAAAGAAAAATCGATTCCCTGAGTAGCGGCGAGCGAAACGGGAAGAGCCCAAACCAAGAGGCTTGCCTCTTGGGGTTGTAGGACACTCTATACGGAGTTACAAAGGAATGAGTTAGATGAAGCGACTTGGAAAGGTCCGCCAGAGCAGGTAAAAGCCCTGTAGTCGAAAGTTTATTCCCTCCAGAGTGGATCCTGAGTACGGCGGAACACGTGAAATTCCGTCGGAATCCGGGAGGACCATCTCCCAAGGCTAAATACTACCTAGTGACCGATAGTGAACCAGTACCGTGAGGGAAAGGTGAAAAGCACCCCGGAAGGGGAGTGAAAGAGATCCTGAAACCGTGTGCCTACAAGTAGTTAGAGCCCGTTAATGGGTGATAGCGTGCCTTTTGTAGAATGAACCGGCGAGTTACGATTACGTGCGAGGTTAAGCTTTAGAAGGCGGAGCCGCAGCGAAAGCGAGTCTGAATAGGGCGAATTAGTACGTGGTCGTAGACCCGAAACCAGGTGATCTACCCATGTCCAGGGTGAAGGTGAGGTAACACTTACTGGAGGCCCGAACCCACGCACGTTGAAAAGTGCGGGGATGAGGTGTGGGTAGCGGAGAAATTCCAATCGAACTTGGAGATAGCTGGTTCTCTCCGAAATAGCTTTAGGGCTAGCCTCGTGATGAGAATACTGGAGGTAGAGCACTGTTTGGACTAGGGGGCCATCCCGGTTTACCGAATTCAGACAAACTCCGAATGCCAGATATTTATACACGGGAGTCAGACTGCGAGTGATAAGATCCGTAGTCAAAAGGGAAACAGCCCAGACCACCAGCTAAGGTCCCAAAGTAATCGTTAAGTGGAAAAGGATGTGGCGTTGCACAGACAACCAGGATGTTGGCTTAGAAGCAGCCATCATTTAAAGAGTGCGTAATAGCTCACTGGTCGAGTGACGCTGCGCCGAAAATGTATCGGGGCTAAACGATTCACCGAAGCTGTGGATTGACATCTACGATGTCAGTGGTAGGAGAGCGTTCTAAGTGCGTTGAAGTCAGACCGGAAGGACTGGTGGAGCGCTTAGAAGTGAGAATGCCGGTATGAGTAGCGAAAGACGGGTGAGAATCCCGTCCACCGTATGACTAAGGTTTCCTGAGGAAGGCTCGTCCGCTCAGGGTTAGTCGGGACCTAAGCCGAGGCCGATAGGCGTAGGCGATGGACAACAGGTTGATATTCCTGTACCACCTCCTCACCGTTTGAGAAATGGGGGGACGCAGTAGGATAGGGTAAGCGCGCCGTTGGTTGTGCGCGTCCAAGCAGTAAGGCGTGTGTGTAGGCAAATCCGCACACTATAACGTTGAGCTGTGATGGCGAGTCCGTATGGACGAAGTTCCTGATTTCACACTGCCAAGAAAAGCCTCTATCGAGGTGAGAGGTGCCCGTACCGCAAACCGACACAGGTAGTCGAGGAGAGAATCCTAAGGTGTGCGAGAGAACTCTCGTTAAGGAACTCGGCAAAATGACCCCGTAACTTCGGGAGAAGGGGTGCTCTTGAGCGTGCAAGCGCACGAGAGCCGCAGTGAATAGGCCCAGGCGACTGTTTAGCAAAAACACAGGTCTCTGCAAAACCGTAAGGTGACGTATAGGGGCTGACGCCTGCCCGGTGCTGGAAGGTTAAGAGGAGTGGTTAGCGCAAGCGAAGCTGCGAATTGAAGCCCCAGTAAACGGCGGCCGTAACTATAACGGTCCTAAGGTAGCGAAATTCCTTGTCGGGTAAGTTCCGACCCGCACGAAAGGCGTAACGATCTGGGCACTGTCTCAACGAGAGACTCGGTGAAATTATAGTACCTGTGAAGATGCAGGTTACCCGCGACAGGACGGAAAGACCCCGTGGAGCTTTACTGTAGCCTGATATTGAATTTTGGTACAACTTGTACAGGATAGGTAGGAGCCAGAGATCTCGGAGCGCCAGCTTCGAAGGAGGCGTCGGTGGGATACTACCCTGGTTGTATTGAAATTCTAACCCATGCCCCTTAGCGGGGCAGGAGACAGTGTCAGGCGGACAGTTTGACTGGGGCGGTCGCCTCCTAAAAGGTAACGGAGGCGCCCAAAGGTTCCCTCAGAATGGTTGGAAATCATTCGTAGAGTGTAAAGGCACAAGGGAGCTTGACTGCGAGACCTACAAGTCGAGCAGGGTCGAAAGACGGGCTTAGTGATCCGGTGGTTCCGCATGGAAGGGCCATCGCTCAACGGATAAAAGCTACCCCGGGGATAACAGGCTTATCTCCCCCAAGAGTCCACATCGACGGGGAGGTTTGGCACCTCGATGTCGGCTCATCGCATCCTGGGGCTGTAGTCGGTCCCAAGGGTTGGGCTGTTCGCCCATTAAAGCGGTACGCGAGCTGGGTTCAGAACGTCGTGAGACAGTTCGGTCCCTATCCGTCGTGGGCGTAGGAAATTTGAGAGGAGCTGTCCTTAGTACGAGAGGACCGGGATGGACACACCGCTGGTGTACCAGTTGTCTTGCCAAAGGCATCGCTGGGTAGCTATGTGTGGACGGGATAAGTGCTGAAAGCATCTAAGCATGAAGCCCCCCTCAAGATGAGATTTCCCATTACGCAAGTAAGTAAGATCCCTCAAAGACGATGAGGTAGATAGGTTCGAGGTGGAAGTGTGGTGACACATGGAGCTGACGAATACTAATCGATCGAGGACTTAACCAAAAAAGTTTGAAACATTCAATGAAACGTTTATCCAGTTTTGAAAGAACAAGAAAGCTTTGAAAAAAGCTTGCATTTATAACATTTTATGTTATAATGAATCTTGTCTTTTAAATAGTCTAGTGATGATGGCAAAGAGGTCACACCCGTTCCCATACCGAACACGGAAGTTAAGCTCTTTAGCGCCGATGGTAGTTGGGGGCTTCCCCCTGTGAGAGTAGGACGTCGCTAGGCTATACATAATAACATTATTCCGAAGTAGCTCAGTTGGTAGTAGCACCTGACTGTTAATCAGGTTGTCGCAGGTTCGAGTCCTGCCTTCGGAGCCATTCTTGGAGAGTTGTCCGAGTGGCCGAAGGAGCACGATTGGAAATCGTGTAGGCGGTTAACACTGTCTCAAGGGTTCAAATCCCTTACTCTCCGCCAGCACTTTACGATTCCAATTAGTAAGGCCCCTTGGTCAAGCGGTTAAGACACCGCCCTTTCACGGCGGTAACACGGGTTCGAATCCCGTAGGGGTCACCATTTATAACGAATACCCAGATGGAGGATTAGCTCAGCTGGGAGAGCATCTGCCTTACAAGCAGAGGGTCGGCGGTTCGAGCCCGTCATCCTCCACCATTTTTAAAATCAAATAGTATTGTCGCGGGGTGGAGCAGTGGTAGCTCGTCGGGCTCATAACCCGAAGGTCACAGGTTCAAATCCTGTCTCCGCAACCAAAATGGTCCCGTGGTGTAGCGGTTAACATGCCTGCCTGTCACGCAGGAGATCGCCGGTTCGATCCCGG
The genomic region above belongs to Lysinibacillus sp. FSL W8-0992 and contains:
- a CDS encoding D-2-hydroxyacid dehydrogenase, translated to MRIYFTFEPRPDLREPLVEEFSQCDFVFKNGLSTDELQKADVLVTYGEDLNDDNMQYATKLKWIFVASAGVEKMPAQAIIDRGILVSNVRGIHKSPMAESMLAHILAIKRALPWLYDHQKKREWSKKGKQTELRDNTALILGPGAIGSEVGRLLQAFGVTTIGCNRSGKAAPYMDEMVSFAKLTEALPKADIVISVLPKTAETTYLLKEEHFSAMKNDAIFMNFGRGNLVDEKVLIHAMETGEIGYAVLDVFEEEPLSANSPLWSCPNVIVSPHVSSHSSRYVERSLDIFKPSLMKWLNGETALENVVDLSRGY
- a CDS encoding YgzB family protein, whose translation is MKPYKSKINKIRSFALALIFIGFVVMYGGIFFKNHPILVLIFMTLGLLCIIGSTVVYAWIGLLSTRAVQVECPNCHKHTKVLGRVDMCMYCNEPLTLDPTLEGKEFDQSYNNKAKNS
- the perR gene encoding peroxide-responsive transcriptional repressor PerR; protein product: MSIPHLQDALDTLKTTGVRITPQRHAILEYLIQSMTHPTADEIYKALEGKFPNMSVATVYNNLRVFREVGLVKELTYGDASSRFDFVTNDHYHMICECCGKIVDFHYPGLDEIEHFASQVTDFDVHTHRLEIYGTCPACKDVAAKVQ
- a CDS encoding nucleotidyltransferase-like protein, whose protein sequence is MEQVLRPIYQERASQSNTLGVILMEKREEQSNVTDTFDTILLIIVKEADQPVFSKHYLYEGNKVALHTVTEKLLRKWLLIGSNKKVVDWIFFGRVLFDRNEFLHKLKIELQEFPFSGRKIKTGIQFSKLIRRYLEGKEYFDKGSYLDAYNHVVDSLHHLGRLSIIDSGLYPEVTVWAQVKKIEPAIYKLYEELVMSSEPIEKRLELLFLASEFLIHSRTQDGAQHILEVMQTKETWTIQELHDHHELVNYSVDLEVFVEYLVDKGYILIEPVVAKSEMIFHRHYKVDKESIEFE